The window TGTCCGGGCGCGACTCCATGAAGGAGGCAAGGGCGGTTTCGCCGTTTTCCGCAGTGCGGACAGAGTATCCGAGGTCGGCGAGAAGCATCCCGAGCAGATCGCGGATATCTTCTTCGTCGTCCACCAGTAATATTGTCATCCTTGCGCGGTCGTCTTCAGTGATGGCCTTGGCTGATTTCATGGCAGAGTCGCTTTGCTAAGTGGCCTGCGCACGGAAGGTTCCGCACGCAGGCCGTTGTATGAACAGGATTGTCTGTTAGCCGAGGATGGCCTGAACCTCTTTGAGGAGGTCGGCGTGTTCCACGGGTTTGGTCAGGACAGGGACGTCCTTGGACAGTGCCGGAGGACGGGGGCCGACGCCGCTGATGACGATGACCGGGGTGTCGCGCAGGGATTCTTCCTTGCGCAGCCCGGCATAGAACAGGGTGCCGCCCTTTTCGGGCATGTCCATATCGAGGGTGATCAGGTCCGGCGTCTCGGCCTTGACCTTTTCGAGCCCTTCAGTGCCATTGAAGGCGGTTACTGTCTCAAAATCGTTGTCCTGGAAGAACTCTTCAAGGAACTCGACGATGGCGGGATCGTCATCGATGATCAGTATTTTCTTGCTCATAATGCACCTCGCAAAGTGTGCCATGGGCCACAAGGGAGAAATGGCGCGAGATGAGTGACCTATGGCTGTGTTTGGCCCGCAGGCTTCCACTGGGGCCCATGCCGCAGGGGCTAGTTCCATGCCCCCATTTCCACTGCGTGCACAGTGGAGCGGCATGGGCCGTCGCGGAGTCCTGGCAAGCACCAGAACAATTACGGGCTGTATCAGGTACAGGGCGGAAGCAGAGGCTTCCGCCCTGTGTGATCGTTACTGCTTGGCTTCGGGCTTTTCGACTTCTTCAGACTTTTCGGACTCTTGGGTCTTTTCGCACTTCAGGCCGCAGGGCTGAACTTCATCAACCTTGGGGACTTCCATGCCGATCTTGCCGAGGGTCTTGGTCATTTCGAGCATGATGCCAAGGCCGCGCTTGGCGTCCTTGTTGTTCATGCCCAGACCCATGCCGACGAGGCCCTTGGGCTCGACCTGAGTGAGGTCCAGTTCGGAGAACGCATTGGCTGCGCCTTCGACCATCATACGGACCTTCGGGTCGCCCAGCTTCTCGAGCATGCCGACAAGGAAGACGAAGGAGTCGCCCATGTTGCGGATGTTCTCCACACCGTAGGTCTCGGCGACCTTGGCGCGGATCTCGATCATGGCGCGGTAGGTCTCGAAGACACCCTTCTGCTCCAGTTCGTCGAGGAACTCGATCAACTGCGGGACAGAGGAGTGCATCAGCGGCTCCACGGTCCTCCACAGGTCGATAATGTCTTCCATCTTGTCGAGCATGTAGGTCAGGTTCTTGAAGCTGACCATCAGCTTCTTGATGAACGTGATCATGTCTTCCAGCTGGAAGCCGTGTTCGATGGAACCGAACTCGTTCATCAGGACCTTGAAGCCGTCGTGGAAGATCGGCGTCAGGTCGTGCATCAGCTCATCGGAGCCTTTCGCCTTCTCGGTCAGGTAGGCGATGTTCGCCTCCATGGCCTCAAGGCGTTCCAGAATTGCTTCATTACTCATAATATCGCCTCCGACCGGTTATTTGCCTGCCATGTGGCGCATCTTACCTGCCATGAACATCTGGGACTCGAGCGGCAGCTCGTGACCCTTGAGCATCAGGTTGAAGTATGCCCACTTGAACATCATCTTGCCCCAGTAGTTCTGGTGGTTCTCACCAAGCAGGGCAAAGGGTCCGAGACCCGGGAACGGGTACTTACCCGGCAGCGGCTCGACTTCGTAGTTGAAGTCGATGAGGTATGCCTTTTCGTAACCGGAGACGATGAAGCAGGTGGAGTGACCGTCGAACTCGGGACGGGCTTCCTGGCCATCCATTTCGCGGAGCATGTTGTCCACGACGATGTCAGCCTGGTAGTGAGCAACGGAGCCGGCCTTGGAGGTCGGGCAGTTGGTGGCGTCACCGATGATGTACATGTTTTCGTACTGGGTGGACTTCAGGGTGTGCTTGTCGGTGTCCATGTAACCCATGGGGTCGGTGATACCGGAATCCATCAGCACCTGAGCACCGAAGTTCGGCGGAATGGCGACGAGCAGGTCGTAGGGGACTTCGTTGCCCATGACGTCTTCGATGACTTTCTTGCCAACGTTGACGTTGTCGATGGTGAAGTTCGGGGTGACGATGATATTTTTCTCTTCACAGACGCGACCGAGGATTTCTGCGGCCACGGGCTTGGTGAAGGCGCCGGTCAGCGGGGTGACCAGTTCGATCTCGATGTTGTCACGCACGCCGTTGACGGTGAAGAACCAGTCGGCGAGGTAGACGAACTCAAGCGGTGCAACAGGGCACTTGATGGGCATTTCAGCGATGTTCAGAACAACGCGGCCTTCCTTCATGTACTTCCACTTCTTGAAGAGGGCTTCGGCACCGTCGGGGGTGTAGAAATCGTGGATGTCGCCGCGCCAGTCGTCCATCATGCCTTCGATCTCGTCGGGCATGATGCGGCAACCGGTACCAACTACACACCAGTCGTATTCGTACTTGCCGTTCTGGGTGCTGACGACCTTCTTCTCGGGGTCGACGTTGGTGATGGTATCCTGAACAAAGTCGACGCCGTGCAGGAAGTCAGCCTTGGGCTTTTCGCAGTCATCAAGGGTGTAGATGCCAAAGGGAACGAACAGCCAACCGGCCTGGTAGTGATGCTTCCAGTCACGGTCGATGACGGTGATTTTCCACTCTTTGGGATCGAGCTTCTCACGCATCTTCGTTGCGACCATGGTTCCGCCGGCGCCAGCGCCGAGAATAACCAGTTTTTTCATGCTAGGACTCCTTTAAAATGTTGTATTAAAAGATACATTTCCGAGCTGCCATGGAACTTCGAGGCAGCCAATTTCCAGTGTTGGGAGAGTCGGGAACTAGACCTCGACTCCAGACTGCTTCACCGCAGCCATGCCGCCGTCCACATTGACCACGTCTTCGTAGCCGGCGTGTTTGAGCACCACCTGCGCCTCGTAGGAACGGGTGCCGGTGTTGCACAAAAGTATGATTCTCTTGTCTCTCGGGACTTCATCGAGACGGCGGGCCAGTTCTCCCTGCGGGATGTGATTCCAGAACACGGGATGGCGATTGAGATACGGCTCGGCATTGCCCAGCTCGCGGCAGTCGAGGAAGAAGTCGTTGCCGGTTTCGCGCTCTGCCCACTGCTTCTCGAACTCCTCGGTGGAGATGCCTTCGTTGGTGCCCATCAGGATGTTGTCCGCCACGTTGGCCACGGTGTTGAGCACGTCCATGGCCGAGGCAAAGGGCGGTGAGTAGGCCACTTCCAGATTGGAGATGTCGTCAATGGTGGGCTGCTGCGGCAGCAGAGCTGCCACGGCGCTGATGCGTCCGCACAGGGCTTCACCCATGCGGCTCAAACCCTGAATGCCCAGCACCCGGCGGGTGGGGGCGTCAAAGACCAGCTCCAGCGTCATCAGTTCTGCGTCCGGCATGAAGTGGGCGCGGTCGAACTGGATGACCGTCGAACTCATGGGGGTAAACCCACAGTGGCGCGCTGCTTCCACGGACAGCCCGGCTCCGGCGACCGTAATATCGGTCAGCGGGATGGAGTAGGCGCTCACTGGAGTGAGCTGCGTTGCCTCGCTGCCTTCCAGCATGGCGGCCAGAATGTTGGCCTGACGTACAGTCGTGGAGGCGACCTGAACGCCCGGCACCGGAGACTTGCACATCTCGCCGAGGAAGGAAGCACACTTGCCGCAAGCGAAGATGTTCGGGTCCTGTGTGCGCAGGAGCGCGTCAACGATAATGCCGTTCACATCGTCCGTTTCCAGCCCTGCCTCTGCGGCGAGGTAGGATACGGCCATGTTCGGCGTGGCATTGACGATCCGGTCTGCTTCAAATTCGCCATTGTCGGTGATGGCGATGAGCGAGTCGTTTTTCGCTTCAATTTTCGTGAGGTGAGTGTCTTCGTGGAGCTTGACCCCGGATTCGGTGAGGTGATGCTTCACCATCCGGAACAGATTGTCAGAGAGCGGCGTGGTGTTGGTGCCGTCTTTCTGAATGATCATTTCGATTTCGCAGTTGCCTTGTCCGAGCAGTACGGACGCGGCCAGCAGCAGGTTGAGCCCGCTGCCCACCACTAGGTGCTTCCCCTTGGCGGGGATGAGGCGGACGGCATCTGCCATGCTGCCCAGGCGAATAATCTTGGAGTAGTGATCGCCGGGCACCTCCAAGTCTGCCGGAGTAGAGCTGGAGGCGAAGACGAGCTTGTCGTACGCCATGAAGGACTCTGCGCCAGTGATGTCGTCACGGACATTGACCCGTTTGTTCTCTCTGTCCACGCCAATGGCGCGCAGGGTTTCAGGGAATTCGATGCCGCGACCGAGGTATCGCTCCATGGTCATGCAGGTGAATTCCGGCAACGGGTTGATCTCGGGGTAGAGAACAGTGGCCTTGGTGTCAGGATTGGAACGCAGATATTTGATCACGCCATTAAGGCCTGGTTCATCTGCTCCAATGAGTATGATCTGCTCTGACATTACTGACTCCCTTGCGTGTGAGTTGTTGAGGTCGAATCAAACGGTGAGCCCGTTCTGGTTCCAGAGAACCAATGACAGGGCTTCGTTTGCGGTGAGGAGTCGGGAAGAGGGTGCTTGACGGAAGCGGGGCGCGAAACGGGGCAACGTCTCGCCATGCCCGCTTTTGCCGTCATGCTTGCCGGTGTATGCGGTTCCAGCATTGTGTATCTCGCTGAGGGACTGGAGAAAGGAATGCGCTGGTTCCACCTTCGTTCCGGCATAGGAGTAGGGGGGCGTGAGGGGATATCGCCCGTCCCTAGGAAGGGTTTGAGTGGCTGACATGATGTCAGACCGGAAATTTTTGGAGCTCTTCATGGGCTACCACCACTTGTTGTTGGAATCTTTCGACTCCGTATCCGCGATTGGGCCGATGAACTGCGCGGCCCTTTATCTGGATCTTTTTAATTTAGATTAAATCAATCCAGATTAAATCAATTCGGATCTGGTTAATCCGGATTGAACGAGTAGGGATTAACTTGAAAAAACGAATTGTGTCAAGTGTGTGAATGAAGAAATATAGACAGTTAAATCAGAATGTTGAATCAAATGTGAAACAGATTGCATCTTTTTTCACATGGCTTCTTGACTTTTTTAGTCGGGATTCCGCGTTTGGAATCAAAAAGAATGGAATAGAGAAAATGGTGGGGCCGGACAAAGAAAATCGCCACCGTTTTGCGTGAAAACGGTGGCGATCGAAATGGTCGTTTTGGGTGTTTAGGGAAACTAGTCTTCGAGCGGAAGGCCGTCCGGATTGTTCATGAGGTCGGCCAGTGTGATGGAGTCGAGTTCCTTCTCAAGTACGTGGGAAGCACGTTGCCAAACCTTGCGTGTCAGACAGATGGGGGACCGGTTGCACAGTCCTTCATCAGTAACGCAGTCTGTCAGGCTGATGCCGCCCTCCATAATGCGGACAACATCGCCCACGGAAATGGAGCCGGGGTCCTTATCAAGTATGTGGCCACCTGCGGCACCGCGCACTGATTTAATATACCCTGCCTTCTTGAGAGGTCTGAGAATCTGTTCAATGAACTGAACCGTGATTCCGGTAGACTCGGAAAGAAGGGTGGTGCGTTGCGGCTGGTCCGTCTCGCGCAGGGCGAGGTCCAGCAAAAGGCGTGTGGCGTAACGGGATCGTGCGGAAAGTTTCATAGTCCTTTGGGAACCGGATTGTGGGTGAAGACAACAAATCCTGTTGTCGTTGAGGACCGCAACCTACTGCCTAGTTGATTAGGCAAAATCCGTCAAGGCGCTCCCGGAAAACAGACGATTCAATCTCTTTGTACGAAACAGGAAAAAGCCCTGCAATGATTAATTCACTGCAAGGCTTGATTATTCTTCAGGAGTCGAAAGAAATGTGCGCTTCAAATCACTGCATTTCAGGTCAGGCCAAGTGGTTGTTACGCAGCAATTCGCACCACCTTCAGGTGTGTTTTCTTTTCGTTCTGGGGAGCAAATGTTTCGTCGATCCTGTCGGCAACCCGTCCAAGGAGATGGCGATCATGGCTGATGGCGAGGATGCCGACGCCATTCTTTTGGGCCCAGTCAAGCACTGCATCCCAGACCATTGCCTGCGTGTTCGGGTCGAGCATGGCGGTCATTTCGTCGGCAATGAGGAAGCGCGTGGCCGGAGTCATTGCCCTTGCCAGTGCGAGGCGTTGCAGTTCGCCGCCTGAAAGTTCATGCGGAAAGCGGGACAGCCAGTGGGGCTCTATGTTGAGTCTGCGCAGCGTGGCCTCGTCCGGTTTGTACGCTTCAGCAATGGAATTACCGAGTTTCCAGCGGGGATTCAGTGCCGCCTCCGGGTGTTGAAAGAGTAGCTGGACCGGGCAAAATCCTGTTTTCGGCAGTGGTTGCCCCATGTAGGTGACACGGCCTTTTTGCGGGGTGAGGTAGTCAGCCAGAATCCTGGCCAGTGTGGATTTACCCTGCCCGCTGGGACCGGGCAGCCCAACGACTTCTCCGGGCTTGATGGTGAAGTTGAGGTTCTCGAATAGCCAGGGCGCGTTGTCGTATTTAAAGGACAGGGACTCGGCTTTAAGCATGGCAGCACCTCACCTGATTGTCGCCAGTTTTGCGTAAATGTTGCGACTGCGTCTGGCAGTTGTCTGCCCGTTTGGGGCATCGTTCGCAGAAGACGCACCCTTCCAGACTCATGTCATTCAACGGCTGATTACCTTCCAGAAAGTAAAATCCGTTTTGCGGCAATGCGTTCCAGAGAGCTTGCGAATAAGGATGTTTGAGGCCGTCTGCGTTTCTGAAGCTCTTTGATGGAGCGATTTCAACAGTGGTCCCGGCATAAATGACAGCGACCTTGTCCGCGATATCCACGGCAGCATCGATGTCATGGGTGATGAGCATGATCCCTTTGCCTGTGTCGGCCAGTTCTCTGAGATGGCGTAATGACTGCTTGGCGACCATGGGGTCGAGGCCGGTCGTTGGTTCATCGGCTATGAGCAGGGAGGCGTCCCCGGCTGTGGCCGTAGCAGTAAGCACCCTGCGGGCCATGCCGCCTGATACTTGGAATGGGAACATGGTCTTGACCATTTCCTTCAATTGGTATCGTGAAAAGGCTTCATCTCTGCTCTTGGATGCGGTGCAGCAACATTTCCCGCTCAGGCGTGATGCCCGGTAGACCTGGCTGCCTACTCGAGAAAGCGGGTTCAGGTACGCAACGGACTGCGGAATGAGCGCTATGGACTTGCCGCGCAGTTTGCGAGAGCGGCGGTTGTCCAGAATGTCGCCGTTGAAGATCAATTCCCCTTGCCTGCGGGCATTGGGGGGCAGCAATCCCAGAATGGCATGGGCAAGAAGGCTCTTGCCTGAGCCGCTGGATCCGACGACCGCTACAATCTCTCCTGCCTCGATATCCAGAGACAGATCCCGCACCGGACGGATGGTTTTCTTTCTCCAGTTGCCGTCGTAACGGCTGAACTCAATGGACAGGTTTCTGACGGACAGCATGGTTACTCCTGTCGTGTTTTGGGGTCGGTGACGGTGCGCAGGGTGTTGCCCATCACGTCGAAGAGCTTGACCGTAACGAGCAGGGAAACACCGGGCAGGATTGCCAGCCACCAGTATCCGGTCGAGAGATGGCGCATGGATTCGGCCAGCAGGATGCCGATTGACGGGGTGTGCGGAGAGAGTCCGAACCCGAGGAAGGTCAATCCGGCCGCGTGCAGAATGGCGTGCGGGAAGAGCAGGATGAGGCCGATGGTGAACTGGGGGATGATGTGCGGCAGCATGTGCTTTCGCGCGATCCACCAGGAGGAACGCCCCAGCTTGCGGGACATTTGTACGTACTCCGCATGCTTCAGTTGCAAAACTTCAGCGCGGATGATGCGCGCCAACCGGGTCCAGTGGGAGACGGCCACCGCAATGATGACGCCGGTTGCGCCACCACCGCATGCGAACGACACCAGTATGAGCAGCACCAGGTGCGGAGTTGCCATGACAAGGTCGATGAGGGTGGATACCACGGCATCGGTTTTTGGTCCCATGGTGGCGGAAAGCGTACCGAGTACAACGGAAACGATGGAGCTGATGGTTGCCGCCAGCAGGCCGATGGTCAGACTGCGGCAGAGCCCCGTGACCGTTCGCACGAGCATGTCACGGCCCAGCCAATCCGTACCGAACGGGTAGGCGAGAGATGGGGCCAGTTTCTTGTTCATGAAGTCTACACTCAGCCCGGAGTCACCCATCATGAAAGCTGCGGTGATGAGGACGGAGAAATAGATCAGGCACAGACCGAGCTTCCAAAGAACCCGTCCCCGTCCATCGAGGAGGCGAAGCCTGTCCAGCACGGCGTATGTTTGCATGGAGAGAGTTGCAGTGCTCATTTTGCTTCCTCCGCGCCGATACGAATCCTGGGATCAAGAACCCCGTAGAGCATGTCGGCGATGAAGTTGCCCAGAAAGACAAAGATGGCGCTGAAGAGGGTGATTCCAAGCAGCAGCGGCACATCTCCGCGAATGCCCGCTTCAACCGTGGCCTTCCCCAATCCGGGATATGAGAATACCTGCTCGGCCAGAACGGAGCCGCCAAAGAGCTCGCCAAGAGAGGCGAACTGCAGGGTGATGGCCGGGAGCGCCACGTTGCGCAGGGCATGACGCCATGCGACGCCCGCCCGGGTTTCTCCCTGGGCAAAGGCGAACAGCGCGTATTCGCTGTTCATGGCGTCGACCATCTTTTCTCTGGTGTGCAGGGCAATCTGGGCAATACCGATGACGGAGAGGGTGGCTGCCGGGAGAATGAGGTGGTGGATGCGCTCCCAGATGGTTGCATCAGCGGGCGAGATGCCCGTGGGGGTGGCGCAGCAGATCGGCGTTATCCCGAGATAGACGGAAAAGATGGCGAGCAAGACGAGGCCCATCCAGAAGGAGGGCGTCGAAGCAAGGGTATACGCATACAGCCGAATTCCGCGGTCGAGCCAGGAGTCCCGCTTCATGCCCGCGAGCACGCCGAGCACGAAGCCCAGCACACCGGAGATGAGCCATGCCGAGGCCATGAGCCAGAGCGAAGTCACGAAGCGCTTGCCGATGACCGCTGATACGGGCTCATTGAAAATAATGGATGTGCCGAGATCGCCTTGAAGGACGTTGCCTGCCCAAATGAAAAATCGCTCAGGTGCCGGTTTGTCCAGCCCCCAGCGATCGATAATAAGCTGCTCCTGTGCCGTGCTGATCTGCATGCGGTCTATGCCGATATACGCAGACACGGGATCGAGCGGGGAAAGGGAAACGAGAGTGAAGGCCAGCACTGAGACAAGGGACAGTATCAGTGCAAGGCGGCCAGCCTTGCCGAGGAAAAAAGAGGATGAAATTGCGCTCATGGCTTTCCTTTGCATGGCGGCGTGACCGAAGCCACGCCGCCATAGAGGAGGTGATTAGTCGACCCATGTCCATTTGTGAATGTTTGCAGTGATAGGCCATCCATGTCCATGCGGTTCAACTTGAGAGGTCCCCACGTCGAGATGGGTGCTGATGAAGTAGGTGTGGTCGAGGTTGACCAGCCATGCCCACGGTGCGTCACCTTTGGCGTTGGAGCCTGTGGTGCCGTCCCACTGGGCTTTCTTCCAGTAATCCAGAGATTCTTCGTAGCTGGCAGCGGTGATCGCCTTGTCGAGGTAGCTGTCTACCGTGGCGTTTTTGTAGTAGCCGGCGTTGTTGTATCCGTCGCCTGCATGGTGACTGCTGTAGAGGTGGTATACCTCGATGGGATCATGGCTGCCCCAGCCGAAGACGATGACGTCGGAATGCATGCGTTGCTTGATTTCGTCCCAGCTGCGCTTGCCTTCAACGTTCGCCTTGATGCCGATGCCCTTGAGCATGTCGGCGCAGGCCAATGCCAGGTACTGACGGATAGCGCGAGTGGCAGGGTAGATGATGGTGAATTCTGCTTTGATGCCATCCTTTTCAAGGATGCCGTCGCCGTCAGTGTCCTTCCAGCCTGCATCGGCGAGGATTTTGCGTGCAGCTTTCGGGTCGGCGTCGTTGATCTTGTTGGCGGAGTTGTCCCAGGGCAGACCGTCGCAGGCTCCGTAAGCAGGGCGGCCAAAGTCTTCCAGAATGCCGGATACCAGCAGTTTTCTGTCTACTGCGACATTAATGGCTTTGCGGATTGCCGGGTCGGCTGTGACATTGTTGCCGATAGGCGCACCCGTGTCGGTCTTCTTTCCATTGACCGGAATAGTCGGGAACATGAGGCCACGGTTGTCTACGCTTTTGACGGCATGCATCTTCATGCCGGGGATGGTTTGCACAGCCAGAGCCTGGGGGACGACGACGGCATCGACTTTGCCCGCTTTGGCCGCAGCAAACGAGGTGTCCTCATCAGTGAAGAGGAAAACCAGACGTTTAAAGTGAGGCTTGCTGTCGTAATAATACGGATTGATCTCTGCAATCATCTGCTGGCCTTCGTTCCATTCTATCATCTTGTAGGGGCCGGAGCCGATGGGATTGCGGGCATAGCCCGGGCCATGGGTGGCCTTGGGGACGATGCCGAGGCTGATGAAGCGGTTGATGAAGGTCGTGTCACGTTCCTTCAATTTGAATTCGATTTCGAAATCGTCGATGGCCTTGGCTGAGCTCATTTGAATGAGGTCTACCTTGCCGCCTGCGTTGGCTGCCGTATTGAAAGTGTATGCAACATCTTTCGCGGTCAAAGCGGTGCCGTCGGAAAATTTGGCGTCCTTGCGGATTGTGACGCGCCAAGTAAGCCCGTCCTCTGAAAGCGAGTAGTTAGTGGCAAGATCCTTGACGATATTCAGGTTCTCGTCACGCTTGAGCAGCGTACTCTGGAAGAGGGGGCTTCCGTACCGACCCCAACCCAGAGTCGGGTCATAGCCGTCAGCTGGTTCTCCCTTGATGGCGAGGGTGAGTGAGTCTTTGGCAAATGCAGGTGAGCACATGAGTATGGCAAGGCATATCGAGCAAGAGACAATGATTAAGCGACTTGAGAAGAGTCGGTTGAATGGTAACATTTAGCCCTCCGTAAATACGAATATTGATTTGATTTGCGTCGAGTAGCACTAATCTAAAAAAAGTGTCAACAATGAGGTACGAAATTATTAGTCGTATTCGTGAAGAGGTGCGCCTTGCTTGAATCAAGCTGGGGCTTGGAAGAAAGATAAAAAACAAGGGTTCAGCTCTGGAGCTGAACCCTTGTTTGATTGCTAGTACTAAGCGTTTGTCGATCTAGTTGAACAGGTCGCTGATGGTGCCCCGGATCGCGTCTTTGAGCTCATCTTTGGTGGCCTGTTTGGCGTCCTGGCCGATCTCGGCGGCGTCATCATCCAGTCCCATGTCGCTGCCTTCAGCCTGCTGGGGAGGCTGTTGCATGGTGACCTGCTGGGCGCCGGACGGTAACTCATAGTATGAAGACTTGAGGTTCTTTACCTTGAGACTGGAAAGGCGCATGGAATCACCGTAGCGGAGGACCCCGCCGTAACCCATCTTCTGGGCCTCTTCCAGCGAGTCGTCGAAAGCTTTGCTCTGGTTGTTGTTCATCCGGGTGGCCACGGCAATCCATCCGTTGGTGAGTTTCTTGAGATTGGAATGGCTGCACAGGACGATTTCATCCCGGCTTACGACCTTGCCGTCTTCAAAGACTACGGCTTTGTATACGGACCCGCTGTATCCGGCTACTTTTTCCGTCTTGCCGGTCTTTTCGTAACGGACGTCGTATTCGGGGGCGCTGTCTCCGCCGCCGAACATGCTTGTGAAGCCGCCGCCCATGCTATTCATCTGGGCCATGTCCATGACATGCCATTTGCCTTCGTCATCGCGGTTGACCGAGTACACCTTGTCGTCTTTCAGCAGCATGTAGCTGGTGGGCGAAGTGTCCATTCGAACGTGATTGGAATCGCGGGTGCATAGGGTCATCATATTGCCGTCAGAATATTTGTAAGTGGCAATGATGTCGGACCCTGCCTGCGCACAGACAGGCATGACCAGTGTCATGCAAATGAAAAACAGAAATTTACGCATATCTCCTCCTCTTGTAATTCCCCAATAGAGTGACCACCCCTCATGGACCACACATTAATGTATGCTTAGTAGCATCGTCACAGATTCTTGTCACATTAAATGTAGGAATCCCTATACTGCTCCTCAATAACAGTGTTTTTGTCTTTCCATTCCATGCTATCTCATTACTATGTATGGGGTGGTTCGCATGCTTCGGCAGCGATGGTATGGATTTCAACCAAGATTGTTGCGCCTTCCTCGCACTGGCTGTAAATACGCATGAGGAGAATCGGCTATGAGAAAAATGATCGTGATTACGCGCGATGGAAGTCGTTCGGAAGAGATAGGCGACCTGCTCGACCAGGATGAGCATATCCTGACTGAGACCAGCACCAGTGCATCGGAGATCGATGACGATCGAGAGATAGACACGCTCTTTGTTGACGTGGATGCCTTGCTCGCGAAGGACAAGTCAATTGCGAAAGCGCTGGAAGGGTTGTGGTCTCACTATCCCTCTGCTGCCATCGTTGTCATGGCCGACGAAGATAACACCGGGGCCGCGGTCGATGCGGTCAAGGCGGGCGCTTTCGACTATCTTACCCATCCTATTGAGAAGGAAGAGCTTGATCTCGTCGTCGAGAAGGTGCGCGAGTCCGATGTGCTTCAGTCGGAGCTGGACTATCTGCGCGGTCAATTCTGGAACGAAGATTCTCTTGAGTACGTGGACACTCGCAGCAAGGCCATGCGGGATGTCTTTTTAAAGATCAGGCAGGTGGCAGGTACTCGCACAACCGTGCTGCTTACCGGCGAGACCGGAACCGGAAAAAGCCTGATCGCCAAGCTGATCCATGCCCACAGTAACCGCAAGGACATGCCGTTCATCAGTGTCCACTGTGGCGCCATCCCCGATACGCTCGTAGAGAGCGAACTCTTCGGGCATGAAAAAGGGGCCTTCACCGGGGCTGTGCGCCGTAAGCTGGGCAAATTCGAGCTGGCCCATGGCGGCACCATTTTTCTGGATGAGATCGGCACTGTCAGTCAGTCGGTGCAGGTAAAACTCCTCAACGTCATTCAGGAGCGGGTAATCCAGCGAGTGGGCGGCGAAAACGACATTCCAGTCGATGTGCGAATCATTGCCGCTACCAATGAGGATATGAAGCAACTGTGCGAGGAAGGAAAATTCCGGCGCGATCTGTTTTACCGGCTCAACGTCTTTCCTGTGCGAATCCCCTCCCTGCGAGAACGGTTGGAAGACATCCCCAGACTGTCAGAAGGGTTTATCCGGCAGTTCAATGGTCTACTCAATACGGAAATCAAAGGTCTCCATCCTCAGGTCCTTGATACCCTGCTGGAATACGAGTGGCCCGGCAACGTCCGTGAACTGGAGAATGTCATCGAGCGCGCCTGCATTCTTGAAACCGAGGAAGTATTGCACGCCGAGAGTTTTCCCCCTGATCTTATGGACACCCAGGGAGAAGTGGTGACATCTCCGGTTAAGACAGACTTGCCACTCAAAGAAGCGCGCCAGATCACGGTGGATAAATTCGAGAAGCAATATCTCTCCAGCCTGCTTGAACAATGCAACGGTGTCATCAAAACCACTGCCGAGAAGGCCGGTGTGACCACCCGGCAGTTGAATAAATTGATGAATCGTCATGGACTTCAGAGGTCTGATTTCAAAAAGCGGAATCTTTAGTTCTCTTTGATGGCATAGTGAGAACTATAAGTTCTTATTGCGACTTAACTATTTAAATTTATATTGTATTATTGTGATTATACCATGTCCCCGTAATTCGAATTTGCAGGGTGTGGGTGCGGTTTAGTTCTTCGCTTGTAGTCATTTCGGAACTTTAAGT of the Pseudodesulfovibrio sp. zrk46 genome contains:
- a CDS encoding ABC transporter ATP-binding protein, whose protein sequence is MLSVRNLSIEFSRYDGNWRKKTIRPVRDLSLDIEAGEIVAVVGSSGSGKSLLAHAILGLLPPNARRQGELIFNGDILDNRRSRKLRGKSIALIPQSVAYLNPLSRVGSQVYRASRLSGKCCCTASKSRDEAFSRYQLKEMVKTMFPFQVSGGMARRVLTATATAGDASLLIADEPTTGLDPMVAKQSLRHLRELADTGKGIMLITHDIDAAVDIADKVAVIYAGTTVEIAPSKSFRNADGLKHPYSQALWNALPQNGFYFLEGNQPLNDMSLEGCVFCERCPKRADNCQTQSQHLRKTGDNQVRCCHA
- a CDS encoding ABC transporter permease; protein product: MSTATLSMQTYAVLDRLRLLDGRGRVLWKLGLCLIYFSVLITAAFMMGDSGLSVDFMNKKLAPSLAYPFGTDWLGRDMLVRTVTGLCRSLTIGLLAATISSIVSVVLGTLSATMGPKTDAVVSTLIDLVMATPHLVLLILVSFACGGGATGVIIAVAVSHWTRLARIIRAEVLQLKHAEYVQMSRKLGRSSWWIARKHMLPHIIPQFTIGLILLFPHAILHAAGLTFLGFGLSPHTPSIGILLAESMRHLSTGYWWLAILPGVSLLVTVKLFDVMGNTLRTVTDPKTRQE
- a CDS encoding ABC transporter permease — its product is MSAISSSFFLGKAGRLALILSLVSVLAFTLVSLSPLDPVSAYIGIDRMQISTAQEQLIIDRWGLDKPAPERFFIWAGNVLQGDLGTSIIFNEPVSAVIGKRFVTSLWLMASAWLISGVLGFVLGVLAGMKRDSWLDRGIRLYAYTLASTPSFWMGLVLLAIFSVYLGITPICCATPTGISPADATIWERIHHLILPAATLSVIGIAQIALHTREKMVDAMNSEYALFAFAQGETRAGVAWRHALRNVALPAITLQFASLGELFGGSVLAEQVFSYPGLGKATVEAGIRGDVPLLLGITLFSAIFVFLGNFIADMLYGVLDPRIRIGAEEAK
- a CDS encoding ABC transporter substrate-binding protein, with product MLPFNRLFSSRLIIVSCSICLAILMCSPAFAKDSLTLAIKGEPADGYDPTLGWGRYGSPLFQSTLLKRDENLNIVKDLATNYSLSEDGLTWRVTIRKDAKFSDGTALTAKDVAYTFNTAANAGGKVDLIQMSSAKAIDDFEIEFKLKERDTTFINRFISLGIVPKATHGPGYARNPIGSGPYKMIEWNEGQQMIAEINPYYYDSKPHFKRLVFLFTDEDTSFAAAKAGKVDAVVVPQALAVQTIPGMKMHAVKSVDNRGLMFPTIPVNGKKTDTGAPIGNNVTADPAIRKAINVAVDRKLLVSGILEDFGRPAYGACDGLPWDNSANKINDADPKAARKILADAGWKDTDGDGILEKDGIKAEFTIIYPATRAIRQYLALACADMLKGIGIKANVEGKRSWDEIKQRMHSDVIVFGWGSHDPIEVYHLYSSHHAGDGYNNAGYYKNATVDSYLDKAITAASYEESLDYWKKAQWDGTTGSNAKGDAPWAWLVNLDHTYFISTHLDVGTSQVEPHGHGWPITANIHKWTWVD
- a CDS encoding sigma-54 dependent transcriptional regulator — its product is MRKMIVITRDGSRSEEIGDLLDQDEHILTETSTSASEIDDDREIDTLFVDVDALLAKDKSIAKALEGLWSHYPSAAIVVMADEDNTGAAVDAVKAGAFDYLTHPIEKEELDLVVEKVRESDVLQSELDYLRGQFWNEDSLEYVDTRSKAMRDVFLKIRQVAGTRTTVLLTGETGTGKSLIAKLIHAHSNRKDMPFISVHCGAIPDTLVESELFGHEKGAFTGAVRRKLGKFELAHGGTIFLDEIGTVSQSVQVKLLNVIQERVIQRVGGENDIPVDVRIIAATNEDMKQLCEEGKFRRDLFYRLNVFPVRIPSLRERLEDIPRLSEGFIRQFNGLLNTEIKGLHPQVLDTLLEYEWPGNVRELENVIERACILETEEVLHAESFPPDLMDTQGEVVTSPVKTDLPLKEARQITVDKFEKQYLSSLLEQCNGVIKTTAEKAGVTTRQLNKLMNRHGLQRSDFKKRNL